In one Chitinophaga sancti genomic region, the following are encoded:
- a CDS encoding globin domain-containing protein, with the protein MDEEIINIPTLYDWAGGMPAFEKLMTVFYQKVLHDELLAPVFKHMSADHQLHVAHFIAEVFGGPKMYSGEGGSHFKMIQNIWVNILQKRIESVGLNY; encoded by the coding sequence ATGGACGAGGAAATAATAAACATTCCCACATTGTACGATTGGGCTGGAGGCATGCCTGCATTTGAAAAGCTGATGACAGTTTTTTACCAGAAGGTATTGCATGATGAGCTGCTGGCTCCGGTTTTTAAGCACATGTCAGCTGATCATCAGTTACATGTGGCGCACTTTATTGCAGAAGTATTTGGCGGCCCTAAGATGTATAGTGGTGAGGGCGGTTCTCATTTTAAAATGATTCAAAACATCTGGGTAAACATCTTACAGAAACGCATAGAAAGCGTTGGGTTGAATTATTGA